In a single window of the Metopolophium dirhodum isolate CAU chromosome 2, ASM1992520v1, whole genome shotgun sequence genome:
- the LOC132937997 gene encoding uncharacterized protein LOC132937997 — MDAMDTISSTANKLLKEFSLDNRYEVISLTAYEGKINIQENINNFLDKEFIECKSCKSERVITASIKNHLLIELLSLPTDLEASISISNLSDIGAIQNNYAGEVHLYLDDIPKTIKINDIYFLRGAIGFCGQDR, encoded by the exons atggatGCAATGGATACAATTTCATCAACAGCCAATAAGCTGTTAAAAG AATTTTCTTTAGACAATAGATATGAAGTAATATCATTGACTGCTTATGAGGGGAAAATAAACATTcaagaaaatattaacaacttCTTAGATAAGGAATTTATTGAGTGTAAAAGCTGCAAAAGTGAGAGAGTTATAACTGCCAGCATAAAAAACCATTTGTTGATAGAACTACTATCATTACCTACag ATCTAGAAGCATCAATAAGCATATCCAATCTGAGTGATATAGGAGCAATCCAAAACAATTATGCAGGAGAAGTCCATTTGTATTTAGATGATAttccaaaaacaataaaaattaatgatatttattttttgagagGAGCTATAGGGTTTTGTGGACAAGACCGGTGA